One window of the Streptococcus parasanguinis ATCC 15912 genome contains the following:
- a CDS encoding ABC transporter permease, whose protein sequence is MTQFFYLLRWNYLRQKDLFLLFTLAQVLLSISLLFGYPLVIGEIDTTAAYYLSSGSVLIGIISIGCTISSPVIANAKSEGHVDYVRALPIPRILISLADLWMWMIAILPGVFISVILGYFRFSVRLNVSVLAVFILFLICLTMISLGFAIAYTFSPNIVTLMSQLILMIGLMFSPIMYPASRLPDWINHLYHVLPFVPSVNLLRACVYSHGHVSFFDFTILIIWILLTQLLILKVLYKEK, encoded by the coding sequence ATGACTCAATTTTTTTACTTACTTCGTTGGAACTATCTTCGTCAAAAAGATCTATTTCTACTCTTTACGCTAGCTCAGGTTCTGTTATCCATTTCACTTCTTTTTGGTTATCCACTAGTGATCGGTGAGATTGATACGACAGCTGCCTACTATCTCTCTTCTGGTTCAGTTCTGATAGGAATCATTTCTATTGGCTGTACGATCTCATCACCTGTTATAGCAAATGCGAAGTCAGAAGGACATGTAGACTATGTACGAGCCCTTCCAATACCACGAATTCTGATTTCCTTAGCAGATCTTTGGATGTGGATGATAGCTATTTTGCCTGGAGTATTCATTTCTGTTATACTGGGCTATTTTCGTTTTTCTGTCCGCCTAAATGTATCTGTTCTGGCTGTTTTCATCCTATTTCTGATCTGTCTTACGATGATCAGTCTTGGATTTGCCATTGCGTATACTTTTTCTCCCAATATTGTCACGCTGATGTCTCAGTTGATTCTCATGATTGGTTTGATGTTTTCACCAATCATGTACCCTGCAAGTCGTCTTCCAGATTGGATAAACCATCTCTATCATGTTCTTCCATTTGTCCCTTCTGTCAACCTCCTACGAGCTTGTGTCTATAGTCATGGTCACGTCTCGTTTTTTGACTTCACCATTCTGATCATCTGGATTTTGTTAACACAGTTACTGATCTTGAAAGTTCTTTATAAGGAAAAATAA
- a CDS encoding biotin transporter BioY has product MKKIFPLVLISIGVAMISVLSQFTIPFGPIPLTLQTLMIGIIGTIYKPSHSFVTVCLYLLLGFLGFPVFAGGAGGASHFLGPTAGFLLFFPFRAWITSLFTNAKSSIFTIFFANLLSSALLFVSGAIGFMLITHTDLQKAFALVVAPFILADLIKLIIITITSKAIFASLKHHWYFK; this is encoded by the coding sequence ATGAAGAAAATCTTTCCCTTAGTTCTCATCTCCATTGGAGTGGCCATGATCTCCGTCCTATCTCAATTCACCATTCCATTTGGACCAATTCCTTTGACCCTGCAGACACTCATGATCGGGATTATCGGAACCATCTATAAACCCAGCCATTCCTTTGTCACAGTCTGTCTTTACCTGCTTTTAGGCTTCTTAGGTTTTCCAGTATTTGCCGGAGGTGCTGGTGGTGCTTCGCATTTCCTTGGTCCTACTGCTGGTTTCCTCCTCTTCTTCCCATTCCGTGCATGGATCACATCTCTATTTACCAATGCTAAATCCAGCATTTTCACTATCTTTTTTGCCAATCTCCTCAGTAGTGCTCTCCTCTTTGTATCAGGAGCTATCGGCTTTATGCTGATCACGCATACTGATCTCCAAAAAGCATTTGCTTTGGTCGTTGCTCCCTTTATCCTTGCAGACCTCATCAAACTGATCATCATCACGATCACCAGCAAGGCGATTTTTGCTAGCCTCAAACACCACTGGTATTTCAAATAA
- a CDS encoding response regulator transcription factor: MIKILLVEDDLGLSNSVFDFLDDFADVMQVFDGEEGLYEAESGIYDLILLDLMLPEKDGFHVLKELREKGVTTPVLIMTAKESLDDKGHGFELGADDYLTKPFYLEELKMRIQALLKRSGKVNENTLNYGNLKVNLSTNSTYVDGKEVELLGKEFDLLVYFLQNQNVILPKTQIFDRLWGFDSDTTISVVEVYVSKIRKKLKGTDFVESLQTLRSVGYILKDANQN; this comes from the coding sequence ATGATTAAAATTCTATTGGTCGAAGATGACCTTGGTTTGTCAAATTCAGTATTTGATTTTTTAGATGATTTTGCGGACGTCATGCAGGTCTTTGACGGAGAAGAAGGTCTTTACGAAGCAGAAAGCGGGATCTATGATTTGATTTTGCTGGACCTCATGCTTCCTGAAAAAGACGGCTTCCATGTCTTGAAAGAATTGCGTGAAAAAGGCGTGACAACCCCTGTTTTGATCATGACAGCTAAAGAAAGTCTGGATGACAAAGGACACGGATTTGAGCTGGGGGCAGACGATTACCTCACCAAACCTTTCTACCTAGAAGAGCTTAAGATGCGGATTCAAGCCCTCTTGAAGCGCTCAGGAAAAGTGAATGAAAACACCCTTAATTATGGCAATTTGAAGGTTAACTTATCTACCAATTCGACTTACGTGGACGGTAAGGAAGTGGAACTTCTTGGGAAGGAATTTGATCTCTTGGTCTATTTCCTTCAAAACCAAAATGTCATCCTTCCAAAAACACAGATTTTCGATCGCCTTTGGGGCTTTGACAGTGATACGACCATCTCTGTTGTTGAGGTCTATGTTTCAAAAATCCGTAAGAAATTAAAAGGTACTGATTTCGTTGAGAGCTTGCAAACATTGCGCAGTGTGGGGTATATCTTAAAAGATGCTAACCAGAATTAA
- a CDS encoding sensor histidine kinase: MLTRIKKTVGEDDFSYFIRYFGLFTLIFSAMTLIIIQVMRSSLYTTVDENLKTLSKDPYSLAAIAYRDQRQSKDKDNDEDPEVMIPDHDKSEPKGDVTSNTTVVLLNRNYENLTTGNGFLNFKSVTFGRKLLNKVSQLQITNSYGKKESYRAYMTDLGLTDDGGSDVKYAVIMTNISQLEQTSEEHESQIALVMICFWGISLFASLFLARLSVKPLLESMQKQKAFVENASHELRTPLAVLQNRLETLFRKPEATIMESSESIASSLDEVRNMKLLTTNLLNIARRDDGLKPEIEEIEPSFFDQTFSNFEIIAEENGKFFQGDNQVDKVICSDKTLLKQLMTILYDNALKYTDEDGEIQFEVQLKDKNLLLRALDNGPGVRDEDKKRIFDRFYRVDKARTRQKGGFGLGLSLAKQIVEAFKGTIQVKDNKPKGSIFEVKLSIKTESRKKIVHNLKK, from the coding sequence ATGCTAACCAGAATTAAGAAAACTGTCGGAGAAGATGATTTTTCCTACTTCATCCGATATTTTGGGCTCTTTACCTTGATATTTTCAGCAATGACCTTGATTATCATTCAGGTTATGCGCTCGAGTCTCTATACAACTGTCGATGAGAACCTCAAGACTTTAAGTAAGGATCCTTATTCGCTAGCGGCTATTGCTTATCGGGACCAGCGACAATCGAAAGATAAGGATAATGATGAAGATCCTGAGGTGATGATCCCAGATCATGATAAATCAGAACCCAAAGGAGATGTCACATCCAATACCACTGTTGTATTGCTCAACAGAAATTATGAAAATCTGACGACAGGCAACGGATTTTTAAACTTTAAATCTGTCACTTTTGGCCGGAAGTTGCTCAACAAAGTTTCCCAGCTCCAAATTACAAATAGCTACGGGAAAAAAGAAAGTTACCGTGCTTATATGACAGATTTGGGATTGACTGATGATGGGGGAAGTGACGTCAAGTATGCGGTTATCATGACCAATATTAGTCAGTTGGAGCAGACGAGTGAAGAGCACGAAAGCCAAATCGCTCTTGTCATGATCTGCTTCTGGGGAATTTCTTTGTTTGCTAGTCTTTTCCTAGCACGTCTCAGCGTTAAACCCCTTCTTGAGAGTATGCAAAAGCAAAAGGCTTTCGTAGAAAATGCCTCCCATGAATTGCGGACGCCTTTAGCAGTCCTGCAAAATCGCCTCGAAACGCTTTTTAGAAAGCCTGAGGCGACCATTATGGAATCGAGTGAGAGTATTGCATCCAGCTTGGATGAAGTTCGAAATATGAAGCTCTTGACCACCAACCTTCTTAATATTGCCCGGAGGGATGATGGCTTGAAGCCAGAGATAGAAGAAATTGAGCCAAGCTTTTTCGATCAGACCTTCTCGAATTTTGAGATCATTGCGGAAGAAAATGGCAAATTCTTCCAGGGGGACAATCAGGTGGACAAAGTCATTTGTTCTGATAAAACGCTCCTCAAGCAGTTGATGACCATTCTCTATGACAATGCCTTGAAGTACACCGACGAAGATGGTGAGATTCAGTTTGAAGTCCAGTTGAAGGACAAAAATCTTCTTTTGAGAGCACTGGATAATGGACCTGGTGTTCGAGACGAGGACAAGAAACGGATCTTTGATCGTTTTTACCGGGTGGATAAAGCCAGAACCCGTCAAAAAGGTGGATTTGGTTTGGGACTATCTTTAGCCAAACAAATTGTAGAGGCTTTTAAGGGAACCATTCAAGTTAAAGATAATAAACCAAAAGGTTCCATCTTTGAAGTAAAATTATCCATCAAGACGGAAAGTCGTAAAAAAATCGTTCATAATTTAAAAAAATAG
- the gloA gene encoding lactoylglutathione lyase: MSSKMLHTCLRVENLEKSIAFYQDAFGFEEKRRKDFPDYKFTIVYLALPGDDYELELTYNYDHGPYVIGDGYAHVALSTPDLEGLNAEHKAKGYEVTEPKGLPGTKPNYYFVVDPDGYKVEVIREK; the protein is encoded by the coding sequence ATGAGTTCAAAAATGTTGCACACTTGCCTTCGTGTAGAAAACTTAGAAAAATCAATCGCTTTTTACCAAGATGCTTTTGGTTTTGAAGAAAAACGTCGGAAAGATTTTCCAGACTACAAGTTTACGATTGTCTATTTGGCCTTGCCTGGAGATGACTATGAGTTGGAATTGACTTATAATTATGACCACGGTCCATATGTGATCGGAGATGGCTATGCTCACGTTGCCTTGAGTACTCCTGATCTAGAAGGTTTGAATGCTGAACACAAGGCTAAAGGCTATGAAGTGACGGAACCCAAAGGTCTTCCAGGAACGAAACCGAATTACTATTTCGTTGTAGATCCGGATGGGTATAAAGTAGAAGTCATTCGCGAAAAATAA
- a CDS encoding polysaccharide deacetylase family protein, with translation MRFKHTKTILLIITNLLLLSLLYIGYQKIQRVREQKAYQDQFAKVTQLEKSSEKGKDVQVQEGIIGTSYVTTYYPTKDGQAVEIIKEKIQEDLQRLGSDEKTKEPKHLTFYHSEEAEAPFVGYHPIQIKRVEYQYKKGKFIKDETVKLPLFYVDDENHPLTLSQVFADPDGAKQIFLEELRGNLDFRQLDEESIDQMVAHFSELDLSQWEFQYEKGNFTIPFPTKVKGDDTFTVPLSKFYDVIDTERLLPDDLASYQSYIEERHRKMIALTFDDGPDPTTTPQALAILKKYNAKATFFMVGKNVSANPDIAKQVRKEGHQIGNHTWDHPQLPKLSLDNAKKEILDTQEAIQKATGVQTKITRPPYGAINNAIQYGVDQSFIMWDVDSLDWKTHNTTAILNEVKKEVKPGSIILMHDIHQTTIDALPTVLDYLKSQGYTFVTVDELLDYQLESHRIYYNGN, from the coding sequence ATGAGATTCAAACACACGAAAACTATATTATTAATCATTACAAATCTCCTTTTACTGAGTCTTTTGTATATCGGTTATCAAAAGATTCAAAGGGTTCGTGAACAAAAAGCCTATCAGGATCAGTTTGCCAAGGTCACCCAACTAGAGAAAAGCTCTGAAAAAGGGAAAGATGTTCAAGTTCAGGAAGGGATTATTGGGACATCTTATGTGACCACTTATTATCCTACTAAGGATGGACAAGCTGTTGAGATTATTAAAGAGAAGATTCAAGAAGATCTTCAGCGTCTAGGATCTGATGAGAAAACCAAAGAGCCTAAGCATTTGACCTTCTACCATAGTGAAGAAGCAGAAGCGCCTTTTGTTGGCTATCATCCTATCCAAATCAAACGGGTTGAATACCAGTATAAAAAAGGAAAATTCATCAAAGATGAGACCGTGAAACTACCTCTCTTCTACGTGGATGATGAGAACCACCCTCTGACCCTCAGTCAGGTTTTTGCGGATCCAGATGGAGCCAAACAGATCTTTTTGGAGGAATTGCGAGGGAATCTAGACTTTCGTCAGTTGGATGAGGAAAGCATTGATCAAATGGTCGCCCACTTTTCAGAGTTGGATTTGAGTCAATGGGAATTCCAATATGAAAAAGGAAATTTCACCATTCCATTTCCAACCAAGGTTAAGGGAGATGATACCTTCACTGTTCCCTTGTCTAAATTCTATGACGTGATTGATACAGAGCGCTTGCTTCCTGATGATCTAGCTTCTTACCAATCCTATATAGAAGAACGCCACCGTAAGATGATTGCTCTGACTTTTGATGATGGACCAGATCCGACGACGACCCCTCAGGCGCTGGCCATCTTAAAGAAATACAATGCCAAAGCTACCTTCTTTATGGTCGGAAAAAATGTCAGTGCGAATCCTGATATTGCTAAGCAAGTCCGCAAAGAAGGTCATCAAATTGGGAACCATACCTGGGATCACCCTCAATTACCAAAATTGAGCTTGGATAATGCTAAAAAAGAGATCTTGGATACCCAAGAAGCTATTCAAAAAGCGACAGGTGTGCAGACCAAGATTACCCGACCTCCATATGGAGCCATCAATAACGCTATCCAATACGGTGTCGACCAATCCTTCATCATGTGGGATGTGGATAGCCTAGATTGGAAGACACATAATACGACGGCCATTCTCAATGAAGTGAAAAAAGAAGTCAAACCGGGTTCGATTATCCTCATGCATGATATCCATCAAACCACGATTGACGCTCTACCGACCGTCCTTGACTACCTCAAATCGCAAGGCTATACCTTTGTAACGGTGGATGAGTTGTTGGATTATCAACTTGAAAGTCATCGTATCTATTACAATGGAAATTAA
- a CDS encoding DEAD/DEAH box helicase, whose translation MKEQFPQSWKDQLETLGFDTFTEIQEQIFSPIYEGENVLGISPTGTGKTLAYLFPSLLKLKPKKAQQLLILAPNTELAGQIFDVTKQWAEPLGLQTQLFLSGSSQKRQIERLKKGPEILVGTPGRIFELIKLKKIKMMNVETIILDEFDQLLSDSQYHFVDKISHYAPRDHQYIYMSATAKVDPNQLEENTLRMTVDGVSLDNIQHFYMQVDKRDKVELLRKLAYVEDFRGLAFFNSLSDLGSAEEKLQYRGVEAVSLASDVNVKYRKVILERFKDHQLTLLLATDLVARGIDIEHLECVINYDIPRDVETYTHRAGRTGRMGRDGYVITFITHPEELKSLKKYASVRELVLKNSQLFLNE comes from the coding sequence ATGAAAGAACAATTTCCACAAAGCTGGAAAGACCAGTTAGAAACACTCGGATTTGATACATTCACTGAGATTCAGGAACAGATCTTCTCCCCTATCTATGAAGGAGAAAATGTCCTCGGGATCAGTCCTACCGGTACTGGTAAGACACTCGCCTACCTCTTTCCGAGCTTGCTCAAACTAAAACCGAAGAAGGCCCAACAACTCTTGATTTTGGCTCCTAACACAGAGTTAGCAGGACAAATTTTTGATGTCACTAAACAATGGGCAGAGCCTCTCGGTCTCCAGACACAACTCTTCCTTTCAGGATCTAGTCAAAAACGGCAAATCGAACGCCTCAAAAAAGGACCCGAAATCCTGGTTGGGACGCCTGGTCGAATCTTTGAACTGATCAAGCTGAAAAAGATCAAAATGATGAATGTAGAAACCATTATTTTAGATGAATTCGACCAATTACTGAGCGATTCTCAGTACCACTTCGTCGATAAGATCAGCCACTATGCTCCCCGCGACCACCAATATATCTACATGAGCGCCACAGCCAAGGTCGATCCAAATCAGCTAGAAGAAAATACTCTTCGCATGACGGTTGATGGAGTTTCTTTGGACAATATCCAACATTTTTATATGCAAGTGGATAAGCGGGACAAGGTCGAATTGCTCCGCAAACTCGCCTACGTCGAAGATTTTCGTGGTCTGGCTTTTTTCAACAGCCTGTCTGATCTGGGTAGTGCTGAAGAAAAACTACAATACCGGGGTGTTGAGGCCGTGTCGCTCGCTAGTGATGTCAATGTCAAATACCGCAAGGTCATTCTGGAACGCTTCAAAGACCATCAGCTGACCCTCTTGCTGGCCACCGATTTGGTCGCTCGTGGAATCGATATTGAACATCTTGAGTGTGTGATTAACTACGATATTCCCCGTGATGTGGAGACCTATACCCACCGTGCTGGTCGAACAGGACGAATGGGGCGTGATGGCTATGTGATTACCTTTATCACCCACCCAGAAGAACTCAAATCCTTAAAAAAATACGCTTCTGTACGTGAACTGGTTTTAAAGAATTCTCAACTCTTTTTAAATGAATAA
- a CDS encoding Gfo/Idh/MocA family protein, with the protein MLKLGIIGTSWISHEFITAAHQTGHYHLQAVYSRKIKTAQEFCEPYGAISCYTDVIDFLDSELDVVYIASPNSLHFAQAKLAILAKKHVIIEKPAVTKPSEWKELVKLANEYQVYLFEAARNYQEAAFQVVKDFLSNQEILGANFTFAKYSSKLPALLAGEMPNIFSDVYAGGALMDLGVYCLYLAIGFFGEPISSHYTAQQLPNSVDLYGQGVLIYPDFQVAIQAGKNITSHLPAEIYTKTGTLTLNAVAAINQARFISHSGEVIDLPIQPCPHQMQEEAEAFAFALAIAHQNPAAYLEWLQTAEQVHETLYQMRQSAGIQFKDEKE; encoded by the coding sequence ATGTTAAAGCTGGGAATTATTGGTACGAGTTGGATTTCACATGAATTTATTACAGCTGCTCATCAGACGGGCCACTATCACTTGCAGGCTGTGTATTCGAGAAAGATAAAGACAGCTCAAGAGTTTTGTGAGCCTTATGGGGCGATCTCTTGCTACACGGATGTCATCGATTTCTTAGACAGTGAGCTGGATGTGGTCTACATTGCTAGCCCTAATTCTCTTCATTTCGCTCAGGCCAAGCTTGCTATTCTGGCCAAGAAGCATGTCATCATTGAAAAACCCGCTGTGACCAAGCCTTCTGAATGGAAGGAACTGGTCAAGCTCGCTAATGAGTACCAGGTCTATCTCTTTGAAGCTGCCAGAAATTACCAAGAAGCAGCCTTTCAAGTAGTTAAGGACTTCCTCTCAAACCAGGAAATACTAGGCGCTAACTTCACCTTTGCCAAATATTCTTCCAAATTGCCGGCCCTTCTTGCAGGTGAGATGCCCAATATTTTCTCAGATGTCTATGCAGGTGGAGCTTTGATGGATCTGGGAGTCTACTGCCTCTACCTGGCCATTGGCTTCTTTGGAGAACCAATCTCCAGCCACTATACTGCTCAGCAATTACCCAATTCGGTTGATCTCTATGGTCAAGGTGTCTTGATTTATCCAGATTTTCAGGTTGCCATTCAGGCAGGGAAAAATATCACCAGCCATCTACCTGCTGAAATCTACACCAAGACTGGAACGCTAACTCTCAATGCTGTAGCAGCCATCAACCAGGCCCGCTTCATCAGCCATTCTGGGGAAGTCATCGACCTTCCGATCCAGCCCTGCCCACACCAAATGCAAGAAGAGGCAGAAGCCTTTGCCTTTGCCCTTGCCATCGCTCATCAAAATCCAGCTGCTTATCTTGAGTGGTTACAAACAGCTGAGCAGGTCCATGAAACCCTCTACCAGATGCGTCAAAGCGCTGGAATACAATTTAAGGATGAAAAAGAATGA